Proteins encoded within one genomic window of Arachis ipaensis cultivar K30076 chromosome B08, Araip1.1, whole genome shotgun sequence:
- the LOC107612995 gene encoding uncharacterized protein LOC107612995, whose product MGSKWRKVKLAIGFNLCIHVPRTMDRSSSSSAIESPFSAAAFSDGVSPSSGRRPTTPTPSSSGLRLSKSGSKSKSFLPKETCAICLKSMKPGQGHAIFTAECTHTFHFHCITSNVKHGNQICPICRANWKEVPFQSPSSNVSRNVPRLNRVSLPRDDAWTTTYLRRFPSTQVSVGRQSSLLSHIPEPTIFNDDEALDQQTSTPQDGNGSDLMTNTMEIRTYPEVSAVSKSAFHHNFAVLINLKAPSHSGRNQSGAPSVENSRAPIDLVTVLDVSGSMAGTKLALLKRAMSFVIQNLSSSDRLSVVAFSSSARRVFPLQRMTDAGRQQALQAVNSLVPNGGTNIAEGLKKGAKVFVDRRWKNPVGGMILLSDGQDTYTGNSRPRLGANYRSLVPDTFQRNNDTGLHIPVHAFGFGIDHDATSMHSISEMSGGTFSFIEAEDVIQDAFAQCIGGLLSVVAQELQVEVACVNPRLQLSSVKAGSYQTSLMDNARMASIQVGDLYAEEERNFLVTLNVPAETYGGDMSLLLVRGSYREPITKEMVNLEPTQVKIQRPDVARELDVSVEVDRQRNRLYAAEAMAEARVKAERSDLAGAVSVLENCLKALSETVSSRAGDRLCVALLAELKEMQERMANRRVYEESGRAYVLSGLSSHSWQRATARGDSTDSTSLVQAYQTPSMVDMVSRSQTMVFGAPLSAGRTLRPAKSYNGRQRGK is encoded by the exons ATGGGAAGCAAATGGAGAAAGGTGAAGCTTGCCATAGGATTCAATTTGTGCATTCACGTTCCCAGAACTATGGAtcgttcttcctcttcctccgcCATCGAATCTCCCTTTTCCGCCGCCGCATTCTCTGACGGTGTCTCTCCGTCTTCCGGCCGCCGTCCCACCACTCCGACGCCGTCCTCCTCCGGGTTACGATTGTCCAAATCCGGATCTAAATCGAAGTCGTTTTTGCCCAAG GAAACATGTGCAATATGCCTGAAGTCAATGAAGCCAGGACAGGGGCATGCCATTTTTACCGCAGAATGTACTCACACTTTCCATTTCCACTGCATCACATCCAATGTTAAGCATGGAAACCAAATTTGCCCTATCTGCAGGGCAAACTGGAAGGAGGTTCCTTTCCAAAGCCCTTCTTCCAATGTCTCCCGCAATGTTCCTCGACTGAACCGAGTAAGTTTACCTCGAGATGATGCTTGGACAACTACTTACCTTCGGAGGTTTCCCTCCACACAAGTTAGTGTGGGGCGCCAGAGTTCATTGCTTAGCCACATTCCTGAACCAACCATTTTTAATGATGATGAAGCATTGGATCAACAGACATCAACTCCCCAGGATGGAAATGGTTCTGATCTCATGACAAACACAATGGAAATCAGAACATATCCTGAAGTTTCAGCTGTTTCAAAGTCGGCCTTTCATCATAACTTTGCTGTGTTGATTAATCTCAAGGCTCCTTCTCATTCAGGGAGAAACCAAAGTGGAGCACCTTCAGTTGAGAATTCTCGTGCTCCAATTGACCTTGTCACCGTTCTTGATGTGAGTGGTAGCATGGCAGGTACCAAGCTTGCATTGCTAAAGCGAGCTATGAGTTTTGTCATACAGAACCTGAGTTCTTCGGACCGGCTTTCGGTTGTTGCCTTCTCCTCTTCAGCCCGCCGTGTCTTTCCTCTTCAGAGGATGACTGATGCCGGACGGCAGCAGGCATTGCAGGCTGTCAATTCTCTGGTTCCAAATGGTGGGACAAACATTGCTGAAGGTTTAAAGAAAGGTGCGAAGGTTTTTGTTGACCGTAGGTGGAAGAATCCGGTTGGTGGCATGATATTGCTCTCTGATGGGCAGGATACCTACACAGGCAATAGCAGGCCCCGTCTCGGAGCCAACTACCGGTCACTTGTCCCCGACACCTTTCAACGCAACAACGATACTGGTTTGCACATACCGGTTCATGCATTCGGCTTTGGCATTGACCATGATGCTACTTCAATGCACTCAATCTCTGAGATGTCTGGCggaacattttcttttattgaagcCGAGGATGTCATTCAGGATGCATTTGCACAGTGTATTGGGGGGCTCTTGAGCGTGGTGGCGCAGGAATTACAGGTCGAAGTTGCGTGTGTTAACCCTCGCCTGCAGCTTAGTTCGGTAAAAGCAGGAAGTTACCAAACTAGCCTGATGGACAATGCAAGAATGGCTTCTATCCAGGTAGGAGACTTGTATGCTGAAGAGGAAAGAAACTTTTTAGTCACACTCAATGTTCCGGCTGAAACTTATGGCGGTGACATGTCATTGTTGCTAGTTAGAGGCTCCTATAGAGAGCCTATCACAAAAGAAATGGTGAATTTAGAACCAACTCAAGTAAAGATTCAGAGACCTGATGTAGCAAGAGAATTGGATGTTTCAGTAGAAGTAGACCGGCAGCGAAACAGGCTGTACGCTGCAGAGGCAATGGCGGAGGCTAGAGTTAAAGCTGAACGCAGTGACTTGGCTGGGGCTGTTTCGGTACTTGAGAACTGCCTTAAGGCATTGTCAGAAACTGTTTCATCACGAGCTGGTGATCGGTTATGTGTTGCACTTCTGGCTGAGTTAAAGGAGATGCAGGAAAGGATGGCAAACAGGCGGGTGTACGAGGAATCTGGGAGGGCCTATGTGCTGTCTGGATTGAGCTCGCATTCGTGGCAAAGGGCCACCGCACGAGGTGATTCCACAGATAGTACCAGCCTTGTGCAAGCATATCAAACTCCTTCAATGGTGGACATGGTTAGCCGTTCCCAAACCATGGTTTTTGGGGCTCCACTATCCGCAGGACGCACCCTTAGGCCTGCTAAGTCTTACAACGGGAGGCAGAGAGGAAAGTGA